A stretch of the Alnus glutinosa chromosome 6, dhAlnGlut1.1, whole genome shotgun sequence genome encodes the following:
- the LOC133871579 gene encoding uncharacterized protein LOC133871579, producing MKIKGLGYAIFNTYQYHLSEKFKVLHIQSYDGTGDPVKHLENFWVHLTLHSTPDEVTCQAFPLTLIGNARDWFRRLPLGSIDSFEGQGREFLGQFMVARMHKKPSGYLLTLQQKSEETLKDFVACFNMEKMAMEDPIDDMVYTALYQGLSLEEPLMKKLTRKQSATLEGLMDKVEEFINPEETLKAMISIRRPQESALDKKKEAKKAGKEELKPVKRFADYNFTSINARAAVVLTMMKGDPECRWPPKITRTSSPRNKDKYYEYHAATGHTTEEYILAGE from the coding sequence ATGAAAATTAAGGGGCTTGGATATGCaatattcaacacttatcagTATCACTTGTCTGAGAAGTTCAAAGTCCTGCATATCCAGAGTTATGATGGGACTGGGGATCCGGTCAAGCATCTGGAGAACTTCTGGGTCCACCTCACCCTTCACAGTACCCCAGACGAAGTCACTTGCCAGGCGTTCCCATTGACCTTAATTGGGAATGCCCGGGATTGGTTCAGAAGGCTACCCTTGGGATCCATCGACTCGTTTGAAGGACAGGGCAGAGAATTCTTGGGGCAATTCATGGTAGCCCGAATGCATAAGAAACCCTCAGGGTACTTGCTCACACTGCAACAAAAGAGTGAAGAGACTCTTAAAGATTTTGTGGCCTGCTTCAACATGGAAAAGATGGCGATGGAGGATCCGATCGACGATATGGTTTACACAGCCCTCTATCAGGGGTTGTCGCTGGAGGAACCGTTGATGAAGAAACTGACTAGGAAACAGTCGGCTACCTTGGAAGGACTTATGGATAAAGTGGAAGAGTTCATCAACCCGGAGGAGACCCTCAAGGCGATGATCAGCATAAGGAGGCCTCAAGAATCAGCCTTGGAcaagaagaaggaagcaaaGAAAGCAGGTAAGGAGGAGTTGAAGCCGGTCAAGAGATTCGCAGATTACAACTTCACTTCCATCAATGCGAGAGCAGCCGTAGTTCTCACCATGATGAAGGGAGACCCAGAGTGTCGTTGGCCTCCGAAGATAACAAGGACTTCCTCTCCCCGTAATAAGGATAAGTATTACGAATACCATGCAGCAACGGGCCACACTACCGAGGAGTATATCCTAGCAGGCGAATGA